In Mycobacterium stomatepiae, the following are encoded in one genomic region:
- a CDS encoding SHOCT domain-containing protein, producing the protein MPQGWASAAPEVRLVAQASPIPSAAPSTGSSPGLFSGMPVFGGAPLTQLPGRGASNSRDRRAGGTTDAPGVLVPAGAAPRDSAPARANTAELREITDLLGKLAQLRDSGALTDAEFSQQKQRLLATR; encoded by the coding sequence GTGCCGCAGGGTTGGGCGTCGGCGGCCCCGGAGGTGCGGCTGGTCGCTCAGGCGTCACCGATCCCCAGCGCCGCCCCGTCGACCGGTTCGAGTCCCGGTCTGTTCAGCGGAATGCCCGTTTTCGGTGGGGCGCCGCTGACGCAATTACCCGGCCGTGGCGCCTCAAACTCCCGAGATCGTCGAGCCGGCGGCACGACTGACGCGCCCGGCGTATTGGTCCCCGCTGGCGCGGCACCACGCGATTCCGCGCCAGCGCGCGCGAATACCGCCGAGTTGCGCGAAATCACGGATTTACTGGGCAAACTCGCCCAACTTCGCGACAGCGGGGCATTGACCGACGCGGAGTTCAGCCAACAGAAGCAACGACTTCTCGCCACCCGGTAG
- a CDS encoding SDR family NAD(P)-dependent oxidoreductase, translating to MTALKGKVAFVTGASSGLGAETAKLFARQGATVFGIARDTARLAEVFADVKHGSYASVDVGSARACQDAIAQCVREFGGLDVLVNIAGKHQMRRTESMTDDDWTEDLAVNLNGPFYLCRAALPQLLERGGNIVNVASIAGVEGQAYSAGYCAAKHGLIGLTRALAVEYTADRLRVNAVCPGGMLTPQIEQFSAPEDPNYDLIMRTASPRGMMAPLDVANVVAFLASDAAAAVHGAVYRVDNGKGAG from the coding sequence ATGACAGCACTGAAAGGCAAGGTCGCCTTCGTGACCGGCGCGTCGTCGGGCCTGGGTGCCGAAACGGCCAAGTTGTTTGCCCGGCAGGGCGCAACGGTTTTCGGCATAGCCCGCGATACCGCCCGCTTGGCCGAGGTATTCGCCGACGTGAAGCATGGTTCCTACGCGTCGGTGGACGTCGGTTCGGCACGGGCCTGCCAGGATGCGATCGCGCAGTGTGTCCGGGAGTTCGGCGGGCTCGACGTCCTGGTCAACATCGCCGGAAAGCACCAGATGCGCCGAACGGAGTCGATGACCGACGACGACTGGACGGAGGATCTCGCGGTCAATCTCAACGGCCCGTTCTATCTGTGCCGGGCCGCGCTGCCTCAGCTGCTGGAACGGGGCGGAAACATTGTCAACGTCGCCTCGATCGCCGGCGTCGAGGGGCAGGCCTACTCGGCTGGCTACTGCGCTGCCAAGCACGGGCTGATCGGGCTGACCAGGGCGTTGGCGGTGGAGTACACCGCGGATCGCCTGCGGGTCAACGCGGTCTGTCCCGGCGGCATGCTCACGCCACAAATCGAACAGTTCAGCGCGCCGGAGGATCCCAACTACGACCTGATCATGCGGACGGCCTCGCCGCGCGGGATGATGGCGCCTCTCGATGTCGCGAATGTGGTCGCGTTCCTGGCCAGCGATGCCGCGGCGGCCGTTCACGGTGCCGTCTACCGGGTCGATAACGGCAAGGGTGCCGGCTAG
- a CDS encoding class I SAM-dependent methyltransferase, protein MTQGLIPNVDEAQARYDLSDDFFRLFLDRTQTYSCAYFERDDMTLEEAQIAKIDLALAELDLRPGMTLLDIACGWGTTMRRAIEQYDVNVVGLTTSSDQAAHVQKMFDEMDTERSKWVLLQGWEEFTEPVDRIVSIGAFEQGSHDRYDDFFEMAYTVLPDDGVMFLHTITGLPSLDPVEQHAEGAGFTLTLREPLQPHYVKTLELWAAALEARKHEAIEMQSEAVYERYLNYLTGRANAFRAGHIGVNQVTLEKN, encoded by the coding sequence ATGACTCAGGGACTGATCCCGAACGTCGACGAGGCGCAGGCGCGCTACGACTTATCCGACGACTTTTTCCGGCTGTTCCTGGATCGGACCCAGACCTACAGTTGCGCGTATTTCGAGCGCGACGACATGACGCTGGAAGAGGCGCAAATCGCCAAGATCGATTTGGCACTGGCCGAGCTGGATCTACGACCCGGCATGACACTGCTAGACATCGCCTGCGGCTGGGGCACCACGATGCGCCGGGCCATCGAGCAGTACGACGTCAATGTCGTCGGCCTGACCACGTCCAGCGATCAGGCGGCCCACGTGCAGAAAATGTTCGACGAGATGGACACCGAGCGCAGCAAGTGGGTGCTGCTGCAGGGCTGGGAGGAGTTCACCGAGCCGGTCGACCGGATTGTGTCCATCGGGGCGTTCGAGCAGGGTTCTCACGACCGCTACGACGACTTTTTCGAAATGGCCTACACCGTCCTGCCCGACGACGGCGTCATGTTCTTGCACACGATTACCGGCCTGCCGTCGCTCGACCCGGTCGAACAACACGCGGAAGGGGCGGGTTTCACCCTGACACTGCGTGAGCCGCTGCAGCCGCATTACGTCAAGACCCTCGAACTCTGGGCGGCCGCGCTGGAGGCGCGCAAGCACGAGGCGATCGAGATGCAGTCCGAAGCGGTCTACGAGCGATACCTGAACTACCTGACCGGCCGGGCCAACGCGTTTCGCGCCGGTCACATCGGCGTCAACCAGGTAACTCTCGAAAAGAACTGA
- a CDS encoding epoxyqueuosine reductase translates to MTEKLPARLAQHPTVRKVRSRAARKPGVLDADWLREMCLDAGVDDVAFASVDNPDLASEIEHVEAALPGTKSYISLVVKMNRDNIRSTARSVANQEFHRSGELLNEAAYRIVRRLEDAGYRVLNPSATFPMEMDNYPGRIWVVAHKPVAVAAGLGVMGIHRNVIHPKFGNFILLGTILVDTPISSYGEPLDYSPCLECKLCVAACPVGAIGKDGSFDWLACSTHNYREFMGGFTDWAQTVADSTDAADFRSRVTDSENASMWQSLSFKPNYKAAYCLAVCPAGEDVIEPYLDNRKSFMDLVLKPLQDKKETLYVLPNSKAKEFAERRYPHKQVKVVDGGRR, encoded by the coding sequence ATGACCGAGAAACTTCCGGCCCGGCTGGCGCAGCATCCCACCGTACGCAAGGTGCGCTCCCGTGCGGCGCGGAAACCCGGTGTGCTCGACGCGGATTGGCTGCGAGAGATGTGTCTGGACGCCGGCGTCGACGACGTGGCGTTCGCCAGCGTCGACAACCCCGACCTGGCCTCGGAGATCGAGCACGTCGAGGCCGCGTTGCCGGGCACCAAGAGCTACATCTCGCTGGTGGTCAAGATGAACCGCGACAACATCCGGTCGACCGCGCGTAGCGTCGCCAACCAGGAGTTTCACCGCAGCGGTGAGTTGCTCAACGAGGCGGCCTACCGCATCGTCCGCCGGCTGGAGGACGCCGGATATCGGGTGCTGAACCCGTCGGCGACCTTTCCGATGGAGATGGACAACTACCCCGGCCGGATCTGGGTGGTGGCGCACAAACCCGTCGCCGTCGCGGCGGGCCTCGGTGTCATGGGCATCCACCGCAACGTGATTCACCCCAAGTTCGGCAACTTCATCCTGCTGGGCACGATCCTGGTGGACACGCCGATCAGCAGCTACGGCGAACCGCTGGATTACAGCCCGTGCCTGGAATGCAAGCTGTGCGTGGCGGCCTGTCCGGTCGGCGCGATCGGCAAGGATGGCAGTTTCGACTGGCTGGCATGCTCGACGCACAATTACCGCGAGTTCATGGGCGGCTTCACCGATTGGGCACAGACCGTCGCCGACAGTACGGACGCGGCCGATTTCCGTTCGCGGGTGACCGATTCGGAGAACGCGTCGATGTGGCAGAGCCTGTCGTTCAAGCCCAACTACAAGGCGGCCTACTGCCTGGCGGTGTGCCCGGCCGGCGAGGACGTCATCGAACCCTACCTGGACAACCGCAAGAGCTTTATGGACCTGGTACTAAAACCGTTGCAGGACAAGAAGGAAACGCTCTACGTGCTGCCGAACTCCAAGGCCAAGGAATTCGCCGAACGCCGGTATCCGCACAAGCAGGTGAAGGTGGTCGACGGTGGCCGGCGTTAG
- a CDS encoding MFS transporter, giving the protein MSPAAQTKTITTHVPARLDRLPWSRFHWRVVVGLGGVWVLDGLEVTMVGNVSARLTEKGSGIELNPAQIGYAAAIYITGACLGALFFGHLTDRFGRRNLFILTLAVYLVATVATAFAFAPWYFFIARFFTGAGIGGEYAAINSAIDELIPARVRGRVDLIINGTYWLGSAAGAAGALVLLDTSNFPANIGWRLAFGIGAIFGIFVLLVRRNVPESPRWLFIHGRDEEAERIVGEIEHDVERETGQPLPEPAGKPLRIRQRKAISFMEIARVAFKLYPKRAVLGLALFVGQAFLYNGVTFNLGTLLSGFYGIPSGKVPVFFIFWAMSNFLGPLILGRLFDTIGRKPMITATYIGSAVIAVLLGVLFVDQAGGVWTFIVVLAAAFFLASAGASAAYLTVSEIFPMETRALAIAFFYAVGTAIGGITGPVLFGELINSGDRGQVLWSFLIGAIVMAVAGLVELWLGIAAEQRALEDLALPLTVADAENDEQA; this is encoded by the coding sequence ATGAGCCCAGCCGCGCAAACGAAGACCATCACGACGCATGTTCCCGCGCGACTGGACCGGCTGCCGTGGTCGCGATTTCACTGGCGCGTCGTGGTGGGTCTCGGGGGGGTGTGGGTTCTCGATGGGCTCGAGGTCACGATGGTCGGCAACGTGTCGGCCCGGCTCACCGAGAAGGGCAGCGGCATCGAGCTCAACCCGGCGCAGATCGGTTATGCGGCGGCGATCTACATCACCGGGGCATGCCTGGGCGCGTTGTTCTTCGGCCACCTGACCGACCGGTTCGGACGGCGGAATCTATTCATCCTGACCCTGGCCGTCTACCTGGTCGCCACGGTCGCGACCGCATTCGCGTTCGCGCCTTGGTATTTCTTCATCGCCCGCTTTTTCACGGGCGCCGGCATAGGCGGTGAATACGCCGCGATCAACTCGGCGATCGACGAGTTGATTCCGGCACGGGTGCGCGGCCGTGTGGACCTGATCATCAACGGCACCTACTGGCTGGGTTCGGCGGCCGGCGCTGCGGGTGCGCTGGTCCTGCTGGACACGTCGAACTTCCCGGCGAACATCGGCTGGCGGCTCGCCTTCGGCATCGGAGCCATCTTCGGCATCTTCGTCCTGCTGGTCCGGCGCAACGTCCCGGAAAGCCCGCGCTGGTTGTTCATTCACGGACGTGACGAGGAAGCCGAGCGGATCGTCGGCGAGATCGAACACGACGTGGAGCGAGAAACCGGACAGCCGCTGCCCGAGCCGGCCGGCAAGCCACTGAGAATCCGTCAGCGCAAGGCGATTTCGTTCATGGAGATCGCCCGGGTGGCGTTCAAGCTCTATCCCAAACGCGCGGTCCTCGGGCTGGCGTTGTTCGTCGGCCAAGCGTTTCTGTACAACGGCGTGACGTTCAATCTGGGCACGCTGTTGAGTGGGTTCTACGGCATTCCCTCCGGGAAGGTGCCGGTGTTCTTCATCTTCTGGGCGATGAGCAACTTCCTCGGCCCGTTGATCCTCGGGCGGCTGTTCGACACCATCGGCCGCAAACCGATGATCACCGCGACCTATATCGGCTCGGCCGTCATCGCGGTTCTCCTCGGTGTGCTCTTCGTGGATCAGGCCGGCGGTGTCTGGACCTTCATCGTCGTGCTCGCGGCGGCGTTCTTCCTGGCCTCGGCGGGTGCGAGCGCGGCCTACCTGACCGTCAGCGAGATCTTCCCGATGGAGACGCGGGCGTTGGCGATCGCGTTCTTCTACGCGGTGGGCACCGCGATCGGCGGCATCACCGGCCCGGTGCTGTTCGGGGAGCTGATCAATTCGGGCGATCGGGGTCAGGTGCTGTGGTCGTTCCTGATCGGGGCGATCGTGATGGCCGTCGCGGGCCTGGTCGAGCTGTGGCTCGGCATCGCGGCCGAGCAGCGCGCGCTGGAAGACCTGGCCTTGCCCTTGACCGTCGCCGATGCGGAGAACGACGAACAGGCTTGA
- a CDS encoding GGDEF domain-containing protein: protein MERLLQAVQDLSLARSQADIQRVVSSSARALTGCDGATLVLRDNGKCFYAEENAVGPLWKGSRFPMTSCISGWAMLNRDAAIIPDIYLDARIPHDLYRPTFVKSLVMVPIRRFDPIGAIGNYWADQHQPTEQEVRLLQALADSTSIAMENIEVYSQLEQRVRDRTAALEQANEEIRKLSVTDEMTGLTNRRGFYLLAEQKLRGTHYLGRSCVLAFLDVDGLKLVNDEHGHEVGDLLIKDVAYVLGETLSESDIFARLGGDEFCVMVTESPSDATTLRERIGEAFRRFNETSERPYRLSASIGLAHTTANGPTTTVDELLAQADELMYQEKKHNAHSRGWDGQV from the coding sequence ATGGAGCGGCTGCTGCAGGCCGTCCAGGACCTCTCGCTGGCCCGCAGCCAGGCCGACATCCAGCGTGTTGTCTCATCGTCGGCGCGCGCGCTGACCGGTTGCGACGGCGCCACGTTGGTGCTGCGCGACAACGGCAAGTGCTTTTACGCCGAAGAGAACGCGGTCGGCCCACTGTGGAAGGGCAGCCGGTTCCCGATGACGTCCTGCATCAGCGGGTGGGCGATGCTCAACCGTGACGCGGCCATCATCCCGGATATCTACCTCGACGCGCGTATCCCGCACGACCTTTACCGGCCCACCTTCGTCAAGAGCCTGGTGATGGTTCCGATCCGCCGGTTCGACCCGATCGGGGCGATCGGCAATTACTGGGCCGACCAACATCAGCCGACCGAACAAGAGGTCCGCTTACTGCAGGCCCTGGCGGATTCGACCTCGATCGCCATGGAGAACATCGAGGTTTACTCCCAGCTGGAGCAGCGGGTTCGCGACCGCACCGCCGCGCTGGAGCAGGCCAACGAGGAGATTCGCAAGCTCTCCGTGACCGACGAAATGACCGGACTCACCAACCGTCGCGGCTTCTATCTACTGGCCGAACAAAAGCTCCGCGGTACCCACTACCTGGGCCGCAGCTGCGTACTCGCCTTCCTCGACGTCGACGGGCTCAAACTAGTCAACGACGAACACGGCCACGAGGTCGGCGACCTGCTGATCAAGGATGTCGCCTACGTGCTGGGCGAGACGCTGTCCGAATCCGACATCTTCGCCCGGCTGGGTGGTGACGAATTCTGTGTGATGGTCACCGAAAGCCCCAGTGACGCCACGACGTTACGGGAGCGAATCGGCGAAGCATTTCGGCGCTTCAACGAGACGAGCGAACGGCCCTACCGCCTTTCGGCCAGCATCGGCCTCGCACACACGACTGCTAACGGGCCCACCACCACCGTGGATGAGCTGCTCGCGCAGGCCGACGAATTGATGTACCAGGAAAAGAAGCACAACGCGCATTCGCGCGGGTGGGACGGCCAGGTCTGA
- a CDS encoding cytochrome P450, giving the protein MNLLPSVDLSGVFANDLHGVLREASRRGPLADDEMTGAFVVLRQRDVELLVHDPRLHGIGLTLFDMMGITDGPLRDWYGRLMFTTEGAYHRRMRSLVSKAFTPRSVAALQATAGEMAREAAASIGQRGDLVAACATLAARLTCRLLGVPDSDVASFARWADALSPVFYVMTPDQVNAATIAIAELQGYVDELTRRRRRDPGSDLITNLLVAEEDGEHLTHDETIVMIANLLVAGHDTTGSQIPCSMLVALQHRDELAGIDLDQASLARVAAETMRLEPSIPLIPRTAVEPIELHDTTIPAGAMVFLCIAAACRDESVWDNPDQFEPDRFAHPDAPRLLNFGAGTHYCVGTSLAKLAVEQSVRAVVSEFPSLDLIEDPASIPWRRVLGRSPQRLLVSAEG; this is encoded by the coding sequence ATGAACTTACTGCCGTCGGTCGATCTGAGCGGGGTGTTCGCCAACGACCTGCACGGGGTGCTTCGCGAGGCTTCGCGGCGCGGGCCATTGGCCGACGACGAAATGACGGGTGCCTTCGTTGTTTTGCGTCAACGTGACGTCGAACTGCTGGTGCACGACCCGCGGCTGCACGGAATAGGCCTGACGCTGTTCGACATGATGGGCATAACCGATGGGCCGCTGCGCGATTGGTATGGGCGACTCATGTTCACCACCGAGGGCGCCTATCACCGACGGATGCGATCGCTGGTGTCGAAGGCATTTACGCCCCGGTCTGTCGCCGCATTGCAGGCGACCGCCGGCGAGATGGCCCGCGAGGCCGCCGCTTCAATCGGGCAGCGCGGGGATCTGGTGGCGGCGTGTGCGACGTTGGCCGCCCGATTGACCTGCCGCCTTCTCGGGGTGCCGGACAGCGACGTAGCGTCGTTCGCCCGGTGGGCCGATGCCTTGAGTCCGGTGTTTTACGTGATGACCCCCGATCAGGTCAACGCCGCAACCATCGCCATTGCCGAATTACAAGGCTATGTCGACGAATTGACGCGGCGCCGTCGTCGAGACCCCGGATCGGACCTGATCACCAACCTGCTGGTCGCCGAGGAGGATGGGGAACACCTCACCCATGACGAGACCATCGTCATGATCGCAAATCTTCTTGTTGCGGGACATGATACGACCGGAAGCCAGATTCCCTGCAGCATGCTTGTGGCCTTGCAGCACCGCGACGAGCTCGCCGGTATCGATCTGGACCAAGCGAGCCTGGCGCGGGTGGCCGCGGAGACCATGCGGCTGGAACCAAGCATCCCGCTCATTCCCCGCACCGCGGTTGAGCCGATCGAGTTGCATGACACGACCATCCCCGCGGGGGCAATGGTATTTCTGTGCATCGCCGCAGCGTGCCGTGACGAATCGGTGTGGGACAATCCAGATCAGTTCGAACCCGACCGCTTCGCGCACCCGGACGCGCCCCGCCTGCTGAACTTCGGTGCCGGCACGCACTACTGCGTGGGTACCTCCCTCGCCAAGCTCGCGGTGGAACAGTCGGTGCGAGCGGTTGTTTCGGAGTTCCCCTCGTTGGATCTGATCGAGGACCCGGCAAGCATTCCGTGGCGGCGAGTCTTGGGCCGCAGCCCGCAACGACTACTGGTGAGTGCCGAGGGTTAG
- a CDS encoding alcohol dehydrogenase catalytic domain-containing protein has product MYANELEDPAPLSESPLHWRQVTVPVPGPGQILIDVSACGVCRSNLHMIEGDWVDGGVPAISPIIPGHEVTGTVAALGDSVNGFAVGDRVGVQPLWWTCEECDYCTSGREQLCHQRKITGEDVNGGYGQAMVANAAHTYHVPDGLDLAEAAPLFCPGITAFGAVDKLDVGPGDTVAIFGLGGVGHMAVQFAALTGAEVVAVGRGADHLRVASDLGAARTINSSDRDALAGAADSVDAAVTFAPSDAVTGHALEMLKRGGTLVAGIPLSVEGLPFNKEQVIKTSLLGSREQMRAVLELAAAGTIRTVVDRFPMAQATAVLGLLADGKLRSRAVLDNT; this is encoded by the coding sequence ATGTATGCGAACGAACTCGAAGATCCTGCACCGCTATCTGAGTCGCCTCTGCACTGGCGGCAGGTCACGGTACCCGTGCCGGGGCCGGGTCAGATCCTGATCGATGTCAGTGCCTGCGGCGTGTGCCGGTCGAACTTGCACATGATCGAGGGCGACTGGGTCGATGGGGGCGTGCCGGCGATCAGCCCGATTATTCCCGGCCACGAAGTCACTGGAACTGTTGCTGCCCTGGGTGATTCGGTTAACGGATTCGCTGTCGGGGACCGCGTGGGCGTCCAGCCGTTGTGGTGGACTTGCGAGGAATGCGACTACTGCACGAGCGGTCGCGAGCAATTGTGTCACCAGCGAAAGATCACCGGCGAGGACGTCAACGGCGGATATGGCCAAGCCATGGTCGCCAACGCCGCGCACACCTATCACGTGCCCGACGGACTCGATCTTGCCGAGGCGGCGCCGTTGTTTTGCCCGGGGATTACCGCGTTCGGGGCGGTGGACAAGCTTGACGTCGGCCCGGGGGACACGGTGGCGATATTCGGTCTTGGCGGGGTCGGCCATATGGCCGTTCAATTCGCCGCGCTCACCGGTGCCGAGGTGGTGGCCGTCGGACGCGGCGCCGACCACCTACGGGTGGCCAGCGATCTCGGAGCAGCGAGGACGATCAACTCGTCGGATCGCGACGCACTGGCAGGTGCCGCGGACTCGGTCGATGCCGCCGTCACCTTCGCCCCGTCGGATGCGGTGACCGGCCACGCTCTCGAGATGCTCAAGCGGGGCGGCACGCTGGTGGCCGGCATTCCGCTGTCGGTGGAGGGCCTGCCGTTCAACAAGGAACAGGTCATCAAGACGTCCCTGCTGGGCAGCCGGGAGCAGATGCGCGCCGTCCTGGAACTGGCCGCGGCCGGCACGATTCGCACGGTGGTGGACCGCTTCCCGATGGCGCAGGCTACCGCGGTGCTGGGGCTGCTGGCCGACGGGAAACTCCGTTCGAGAGCGGTGTTGGACAACACCTGA
- a CDS encoding AraC family transcriptional regulator, whose amino-acid sequence MNTANIGRCDAPGWFRTRSLEQAVHLCETAFHPHKLGLLGRADEFEFRQRRTQAGPITLADLSYGTDVSLGFGEGRDCYYIHIPLSGHLEWRYCGRELVSTPALASIFGPAADMTVTRWPGGTRHLGVKIDQLAVDTALERMLGHPLDAPIEFSAALPIHAGGVQSWVRQMQWMSGELAYPDNPMRHAAVLDPLLESVIHGFLLMAEHPYRELLVSPAKPARPLAVREAIDIIESSPQASLTTTLLASRCHVSVRALQEGFRRHVGMTPMHYVQRVRLRRAHHDLRAAHPAQSTVASIAHRWRFGHLGRFAAAYKAMYGETPLQTLRATRCLTLGTHQ is encoded by the coding sequence ATGAACACAGCGAATATCGGACGTTGCGATGCGCCGGGCTGGTTTCGCACGCGGTCACTTGAGCAGGCGGTTCACCTCTGCGAAACCGCCTTTCACCCGCATAAACTGGGACTTCTCGGCCGCGCGGATGAGTTCGAGTTCAGGCAACGCCGTACCCAGGCAGGACCCATCACACTGGCAGATCTCAGCTACGGCACCGATGTTTCGCTCGGTTTCGGTGAGGGCCGGGACTGCTACTACATCCACATTCCGCTGAGCGGTCACCTCGAATGGCGATATTGCGGGCGGGAACTGGTTTCGACTCCTGCTTTGGCGTCGATCTTCGGACCCGCCGCCGACATGACGGTGACCCGGTGGCCCGGTGGTACTCGCCACCTGGGGGTCAAGATCGACCAGCTCGCGGTCGACACGGCACTCGAGAGAATGCTGGGTCACCCGCTGGATGCGCCCATCGAGTTCAGCGCGGCACTACCGATACACGCCGGCGGGGTTCAGAGCTGGGTACGTCAAATGCAGTGGATGAGCGGCGAATTGGCGTACCCGGACAATCCGATGCGGCACGCGGCGGTGTTGGATCCGTTGTTGGAGAGCGTGATCCACGGCTTTCTATTGATGGCCGAGCACCCATACCGCGAACTGCTTGTCTCGCCCGCCAAGCCCGCTCGACCGCTGGCTGTCCGCGAGGCGATCGACATCATCGAGTCCTCTCCGCAGGCGTCGCTGACGACCACCTTGCTGGCGAGTCGCTGCCACGTCAGTGTCCGTGCCCTGCAAGAGGGCTTCCGCCGGCACGTGGGCATGACACCGATGCACTACGTTCAGCGAGTTCGACTGCGCCGCGCGCACCACGATCTGCGGGCCGCACATCCCGCCCAGTCCACCGTCGCCTCCATAGCGCACCGTTGGCGGTTCGGCCACCTCGGCCGGTTCGCCGCCGCTTACAAGGCGATGTACGGCGAGACACCGCTGCAAACGCTGCGCGCGACGCGCTGCCTAACCCTCGGCACTCACCAGTAG
- a CDS encoding biliverdin-producing heme oxygenase — MKARDRSAGTSQPLSVAMREGSAEEHARAEQSPFVTELLAGRVNNRGYADYLLRLRVVYATLEDAVRARRDDPMVAAVYDPLLERLPSIEADLEHWKPQGGNDIQAPAADAYRERITGSAWGGALVAHHYTRYLGDLSGGQAIGKILDRRFSLGGTGLAMYRFPLRPKPFKDRYRTRLDALRLGADGVRRVVDEVKVAFGLNQAVFDELSANLPAYRH, encoded by the coding sequence ATGAAGGCACGTGACCGGAGCGCAGGGACCAGCCAGCCGCTTTCCGTCGCGATGAGAGAGGGCTCGGCCGAAGAGCACGCCCGCGCGGAGCAGTCGCCGTTCGTGACGGAATTGCTCGCGGGACGAGTCAACAATCGCGGATACGCCGACTATCTGCTGCGGCTGCGGGTGGTTTACGCCACGTTGGAGGACGCGGTTCGCGCCCGTCGCGACGATCCGATGGTGGCCGCGGTGTACGACCCGCTGCTCGAGCGCCTGCCGTCGATCGAGGCCGACCTCGAACATTGGAAACCACAGGGCGGCAACGATATACAGGCGCCCGCGGCCGACGCCTACCGCGAGCGCATCACCGGGTCCGCCTGGGGTGGCGCGCTGGTGGCCCACCATTACACCCGATATCTCGGGGACCTCTCCGGCGGCCAAGCCATCGGCAAGATTCTCGACCGCAGGTTCTCGCTCGGCGGCACCGGGCTGGCGATGTACCGATTCCCGTTGCGGCCCAAGCCCTTCAAGGACCGCTATCGGACCCGGCTCGATGCGTTGCGCCTCGGCGCCGACGGGGTTCGACGCGTGGTCGACGAGGTCAAGGTCGCGTTCGGCCTCAACCAGGCCGTGTTCGACGAGCTTTCAGCCAACTTGCCGGCCTATCGGCACTAA
- a CDS encoding DUF899 domain-containing protein: MSLNNRALPPVVDDRTWRAQLDELRQREKAATRELDAIAAQRRRLPMVELPDYRLIGADGPVRLADVFDGRAQLITYHHMWSDGAQWQCGGCTGFTSQFTRLEFLDNYDAQFVIVTNGPIEEALAYKERVGNRMRWYSSSQSPFGADMDAPPGGGFAVNVFLRDGDTVYRTWHTNGRGTEQLSHSFALIDLLPFGRQEEWLDSPAGWPSRPTYSGWLDSPDIARAYGTPG; the protein is encoded by the coding sequence ATGTCCCTGAATAACCGTGCCCTGCCGCCCGTCGTCGATGACCGGACCTGGCGCGCCCAGCTCGACGAACTGCGCCAGCGGGAAAAGGCCGCCACTCGCGAACTGGATGCGATCGCCGCGCAGCGGCGCCGGCTGCCGATGGTCGAGTTGCCCGACTACCGCCTGATCGGCGCCGACGGGCCCGTCCGGCTCGCCGACGTGTTCGATGGGAGGGCGCAGCTCATCACCTACCACCACATGTGGTCGGACGGGGCGCAGTGGCAGTGCGGCGGGTGCACGGGTTTCACGTCGCAGTTCACCCGGCTCGAATTCCTCGACAATTACGACGCCCAATTCGTCATCGTCACCAATGGCCCGATCGAGGAGGCGCTCGCCTACAAAGAGAGGGTCGGCAATCGGATGCGTTGGTACTCGTCGTCGCAGAGCCCGTTCGGAGCGGACATGGACGCACCCCCGGGCGGAGGCTTTGCGGTCAACGTGTTTCTCCGCGACGGTGACACGGTCTATCGCACCTGGCACACCAATGGGCGCGGCACCGAACAACTCAGCCATTCGTTCGCGCTGATCGACCTGTTGCCCTTTGGCCGTCAGGAGGAATGGCTCGATTCGCCCGCAGGCTGGCCGTCGCGGCCCACCTACTCCGGTTGGCTGGACTCCCCCGACATCGCCCGCGCGTACGGAACGCCGGGCTAA